The following nucleotide sequence is from Primulina tabacum isolate GXHZ01 chromosome 2, ASM2559414v2, whole genome shotgun sequence.
GttcaaatgaaaataatttgtCCTCAATTCATATGACTGCGCAGTTATGAATTATATACCTCGTCCTTCTTTCCAGCCAGTGCCTTTGCCAAAGCATCAACTTCAAAAATTTTTTGCGCAGCAAATGCGAGCCAGGATTTAATTTCTTGGTCCAGCTTAGGCTCATTCACAAGATCCACAGCAGTGTGGAGAAGGGAGGAGGAGGTGGACACAACAAGCTTATCTGCACGAAAAGTGAGAAAATGACTCTCCATAAAAGTAAATTGATACCTAGTAAATCCAGGAGTTAGCCAATATACCTTTTCCCACAATTCCTTCAAGAGACTGCAGGGTTATGAGAGATGCATCCAGATCATTACCCCAGATGTTCCTGCCATCAACCACTCCAGCAAAAAGGATTTTTCCAGAAGGGAATTCGCTCTTGATTAAATCAAGGGTCTTGCTACCACGGACCAAATCAAAACCAAACCCAGCGACTCCGGCAAGAGAGGTGAGGGTTTTGAATGCCGCCACAGGGACATCAGCAAAGTAAGTCTCGATAAGAACATTAAGCCCAGATAAGCTTGATTCTAATTCAGCATATGCCTTGGTGAACGCTTCCAGTTGGTGAGAGTCAAGATCCAATACAAGGGTGGGCTCATCAAACTGGATCCATGAAGCACCTGCTGCCTTCAATTCAGCAATAACTTCCCTGCATGTATACATCCATTTATATACCAAATTGGTTCGACAATGTGATGAATGAGACTGTCAACTGGTTAAAAATTAACGTAACATGTTTTCTTACTTGTAGATAGGAAGAATTTTGTGAAGCAGAGAGAGAAGAGGGAAAGTCTTCTCAACACCCTTGGCTGGTTTAGAAAGCAACAAGTATGTAACTGGGCCGACAAGTACAGGAACGGTATCAACACCAAGCTGCGTGAAGGTGAAACCCGTCAGATGGCAGTAACAAATCAAACAAACTTTTAGTTAACAACGAGACATCGATTATGCAACGACACTTGAAATACACAGATGAGAGGGCAATGGCTGCCATCTTTTAGAAAAACACACATTTCTGTTTATTGATAAAACTAGAAACATAGAAGGAGATTTACAGAGCGCTCATACCGCTTTAGCCTCTTTGTACTCGTTCACAGCTTTGTGGGAAGCATATGAAAATTTCAAATCTGGCCCCAATTCTGGTACAATAAAGTGGCTGCAAAGGCAAAATAATGTTAACTTTAAAAAACATCACCAACATAAAGATGAACCGTCTAGGGCTATGAGGAGTCTTACGCATCACTTACTAGTTTGTGTCAAACCACTTGGTCATTTCCATAGCAGGAACTGAGGCATTTCCTCTTGCCATGGAAAAGTAGGTTGAGAAACCAATCTCAGTGCCACTCCAATTGTATCTCGAGGGGACAGCACCAAGCATCGCAGTTGTATCAAGTACCTGATCATAGTAAGAGAATGTGTTGCTAGGAATGTACTTGATCCCGGCATCAGACATCTGCTTCCAGATGGATGCCCTGAGGTCAGCAGACACCTTTTCCAAATCCTCCGCGCTGCTTTTGCCATCCCAGAAAGATTCCAGAGCAAACTTCAGCTCTCTCTTAGGGCCCATACGTGGGTATCCAACGATGTGAGATGCCATTTTTCTggttcatcaaattcattcaaTCAGATCACGATTTAAACAGTACAACACAAATATCACATAGGTGATGCGTACGATCAAATCGTGTTAATAAAATTCTACATTTTAATTAAGTGAGATGCCTGACTCTATTAAACACATGGCTCACATGCAGCCCGTATATCTATATTttcttaataattaaaaataaaaaacgcaTCAAATGACCAAACACGGAAAATGGCTAAAACAGATCTCACACGGATTATACTAATCAAATCTCCACGACGATTCCACTATATGGTGGTGTTAAATCAACCACTATGAGTTCTAAGATCCAAAATACTTATtgggaaaaaaatgaaaaattccaGATCCAAACACAGGAAACCATTACGTGCAGGAAACCCGAACCAGGGGCACAATGCCGACAAATTTAATCGGACTACACACTCTCATTATCCACTTCAAGCCAGATCTATTCAATGCGAAATCTCAAATCCAGATCTACAACTTCCAACACTCACCACCTCGAAACTACTTATAGCCTATCCACACGAATTCCAGCCCTGCCACCCAATTACAACTTCTTACTAAAGCCACGTCAGCTCATTACCTGCATCGAGATTCCAAAACACACAAAACCGACATCAAAATGTGTTAAAAGATTAGGACTTGGACCTATTTCAACCCGACTGGCCAAGTCCATGTATACAACTCCGGTGGTCCGAGCTCTCATAACAGAATAAGATTGAGAGCTCACCCAAACCCAAAACTAGCTCAAGGTAAGGATTGTCGTCTCATAACTCTATCCAACCGATTTGGAATCGAATTCAATCATCACGCAGGACACAGAAAGTGAATGAAAATCACAGCATCAAAAACCACATGAAAACAAACAAAACAGAACCTCACCGATAGATCTAAGCGAAACGTTGTAAAAACCTTCAAAAATGCAATTCAAAAACCACAAATCTACCAAAAAAAAACCACAAAATCGCGAGTTTAATAGCAAAAAAAAAAGGACTCAACAGAACGAACGAACGAACGAAATAAGAAGTTCagcaaaaaaatataaatacagAAGAGGAATAGAGAGGGACAGGAAATCCATACTTTTCGGGGAAATGGAGACGGGGAGCGGTTGAATTGAGGCGAGGGAGATGGAGAGAATGGGAAGACACGAGTTTAAGGAGCAGGCTGATGAGATTATTTATAGACGagattatttaacaaaaatgaaatcttcatatttttatttttatatttttattttattttattttatatgtagAATTCGGTGAAATTTTGACGGGGGTAACTGGGTGACGCGCGGATACTGAGGCGCGTGCTTTAGGATACGTGGATAGTAAATCGAACAATACTGattgttttcttttatttaaattgatttgacgacttattttttttgttttatctgAAATATAGTTTTAATTCAAATATAGCAAATCAATTAGTATTTATACACCAATTCAGTCCGGTTCAATGTCGTGAGGTAACTGAACCACAACAATTTTGTATAACTAGTTACTTTGCACACGCGATGTgtgtgtataattttttttatcattatcgatggactaaaatgaaatttgacaaattatggagagactaaattgatatttgaatggttgaaataaaaaaaagtgtgtgttgaaatttaaaaaaaacaaaaacaaaagtgtaatattagtatcatataagggtaaaattgaaaaaaaaaagttggtgtcctatctaggtagttattatcatatcctcacacttaataatatagtatagaagTATAGATATAATATAGATAACGAAAAATGTCAATTTTAATAACATATATGGTGGGTAACTGTCCGTTTATCGTTTTTTAGAACACTGATAATGTATATAATAAGATGTGATATTTTTTTagccaaaaacttgtgtgatgcggtctcacgggtcgtattttgtgagacggatctatTATTTGGGCGATCCATGaacaaatattactttttatgctaagagtattactttttattgtgaatattggtaggattgacccgtctcatagataaaggttcgtgagaccgtctcacaagagacctattcatttttttttatcttgtatctttatttgaatcaatatagtcgtataagtttcaaatatcaattttagtcGTTCTTGTCAAAatcattattaaatttttataattatgttaTTGAACACATAGGCATGTCACGagatatttattaattatataactATAAAAATTTATCAACAATATTAATAATTTAGTTATATGATTTTGATTACGTTGGATTGCAATAATCGTTCATGCTGGATAGAGCAATCAAAATGTAGTGTTTGTGTTGCTgcacgatttaaaatatttgaggtTGTACTATTACCACCAGCTTTAACTTTTGATAAAGTAACAAGCATtcgatcataaagttgttattaGAGCcataaatcaaattttttatttcaattgaGTACAAGTAATGTAATTATTGAGAAGGTGATTATTaggatgcaataattgtctctgctgAGTAGAACAATTGAAACGTAGCTCTTGTGCTGATGtacgttttaaaatatttgatttgcacAATTATCTCTaattatagcttttggtaaagtgaTAAACACGCGATTCTAGAAATTAGAATAGCTAAAATTGATCGTCATTACATAATTACAAAACTACTAATgattaaacaaaaaataaataactaaaaacGTTATAGTCGAATACATACAAAATTAAAATTGGCATTTTACTTGTTATCTATTCAAGTTAGAATTGAACCTCAGCAAAACCTAGTAATCGAACTTTTATCTCAAATCTAACAAAAAATGTATAGGTCAAGAGTTTTTCACCGTGATTATTATTTCATGATTTTAGAGGTGAAGTTTTATTCGAAGTGAGAGGTCCTCGATTCACTTTAACTATTTACCTGTGTGTAAATATTTGTTGACTTCAAAGTCGGTCTGTCACGCGCCCCATGAACCCCTGGGCAGAACACAGTACCGAGGGGGTAATTTTGACAAAGTAAAAGAAAAACAATTGGGATCGCCATTCCCAAGAGTGGTTTGGTGACTTTGGTGGCAATAGTTGGTAGGAATGGCGGCGTGCCACGTGGTACACCCTCCAAATTTCGGCACTGCGACAACTCAATTACCATAATTTTCCCTCGAAATGTTTCACTCTGTCCGTGCAGacacgggcaatgaacggcccATTTCCCtccatttgatatcaattgacGGGATCGCCATCCCTATGATGATAAAAATCTGAGGGGATACAATGTCATgctcatattttgtgagacatattttttatttggatcatttataaaaaaaatattatttttttatgctaagactaTTATTTTTTACTGTGAATATTACTATAGTTTacttgtctcacagataaagattcgtgagactgtctcataaGATACCTACTCCTCTATAATTTGCATAGttctttcttttaaaaatttattcagATCTCTACTTTCTCTCACACGCAATAAtctaaaaataaacttttaaaaaatagaaaataatttattattaatagcaataataaaaatcaaagtAAATACAGATAAATCGAGCCTCGTGAATAGGAAACTAAAATAAATAGCTGGAAATAGCTCTTTAAAACGCTATAATGTAGATATGTGAAATTACAGAACCTTAAATACAATAGATGACggctaaattatattttatgcatcactctatttattttttaacatatacttaaaaaaattacataaaaaattaaacgaTATTTTTTAATTGATATTTATAGTGAAATTAAATAACAGAATGTGTTAGTTagtgataaaaaatatatatattaaatgcgAGAGTATGTGCACAACATGCTTCAgtgttattatttaatttaaattctaTTTTCATTTCTCTGTTTATTTTGTTCAATTTTATATCTATAGTAATGTAACCATTTTCAGACACGGAGTTAGTGGGGGTTGTTGGGTGCAGTCGTCCCTCAATTTTTCAACACAgaaactcttgtgagacgatctcagaGATAAATTTCATGGGtcgaatcttttatttgggtcattcatgaaaaaatattattttttatgctaaaagtattattttttattgtgaataccggtagggttgacttgtctcacatataaagattcgtgataccatCTCACAAGtactataaattatttttatttctctcTAAAATTTGTTCTTACCActcttaaaatttttaataaatgtttTCTCGTTTCctaattttgtttttctgtCTCCTTCCCTGAcaatttttatattgttcatatatatacacatgatTTAACCGATATTTGGTCATGCTGGCGtcattaatattatttgatttattccaTCTCTTTTTCTAATATTCAAAAACGTAATTAAGAATAATCGTGGTGCAGCATGCTAAATGCTTTGTTAATTAACAACAAGTTGACTATGTTTTGAGTTCAATAATACACAGTCaaatatgaattagattgtaaatAAATATTGTCAGATCCCTAATTAAAGTAAACCCGACTAGATTTGCCTGTTCATTTGGTACAATTTTTGCTATCTACGTAGGGCACTACCCTCATTTCATTTCAACGGATAAGATCTTGTCacacatacaaaaaaaaaattgggtcctatatatgcatgagcaaatcttgatcatccatcTTATTATGGGGGCAATGCCCACATgggtaggatgaaataaacccGATTTTTGGTATATAACAGGTATTGATTTTTATAAACAAACGGTTTTTATAACGTGCATCATTTAATTTACAAAAATTAATATGTGCTATTTATTTGTTGACTGAACTCTTTAGTTCTATAATCTCCAATAAAGGGCATGCTCTTAGTTCCAACCATCATCTCAAGCAAACAGCACCAGATTTGAAGTAATCCCACCTTTTGATGTGAAAACAGTCGAACCACCAATTCCCAAACTGTGAGATTGATTGCAAGATAtaactttttatttaaatttaaattatcagTTGAACTTCATGTGTTAAATATATTACTGCGTTTGGTTGCCTTGATTAGGtgagtttatttttttaacccacataatatcatgtttggtacgttttttatttaaccaagtcaatttctcctatgaatgattagatTATATTAGGTGGATTAAAATAATCACTCCTCACCCCTATGATTATTTATCACACTTTTAATCCatcatatttttccaattttacccttctcctaaatccaaactcaccaccaaTTCCCTCCACCGACCGCCGGACGGCAACCCCCACCGTCGGCCGACCACCGACCATCGCCGCTGCCGACCACCCCATCCCGCCTGTCGGCCAACCGCCACTGCCGCCGTCGCCGGCAACCACACCACCGGCCGACCACCACCGCCGTTGACCGTCGCAATAGTggaagggcaattttgtcaattcatcaaaagattattaattaTCGCATTCTTAACTATCATactaaacataatattattttatcattatttattatatttttatttcaatcattctttttatcatttctgtcttaatcatttcattattttatcgtTCAACTAACCGTAGCCTAAGTGTGGTGTAACACAGTCTGAACCGTGATAATAACCGTAGAGACGAAGGTACGTACATGCTCGACGTTCCAACAAGTTTCAAACATATTTTAGCACTTCTATCCCTGTGAATCAACACTCATAATAAATATGCTGATTTTCCTATAATCTGAAAAAGAATGCTGCTTCCACTTCTCACTTAATGAATCAGTTATTTTCCTGAAACTAAATCGAAGTGATGACTTTATATGATTTAGTATGCAACacatactttttttaaaaaaatattacacaTGAAACTCAAATATATCACATCAAGTGTGTTTCCAAGCTCAGACCACGGCTAATGGAGCGTAGTGATCGAAGCTACTCCGACGAGCTCTTGTGCTATGATTCGGATTTTTCTTAACACCACCACCGTCCATTTCTCTGCTAGAAATCCCCTTACCAAATGCCACtgaattttgcttatttttaaGCTGTGAAACGCCATCTTTTGCAGCTCCTCCCTGTACGAGAATCCTAATAATCCCTGTATAGTTTAAAGATTCAGCAATTTGAACGGCTGTAACACCTTTATTGGTTTTTGCTTCAACGTCAGCTCCTCTCTTTACGAGCAATTCGATCACTTCCGCCTGGCCCGACTCTGCAGCACAGTGCAACGCCGTGTATCCATCTTCATCTTTTGCATTAACCTCGATGCCCCTTTCGATTAATACTCGTGTCACATCGATACGTCCCTTAAATGAGGCACGGTGAAGTGCGGTCCAGCCGTTCTGGTCCCTCCCGTGAATCGATGCCCCGTTCTCAAGAAGCTTATGGATCATCCTCAGCTCTCCCTTCCTCGCTGCCGTACATAGTTTGTCGGCGAGTTTTAAGTCGTTAAATAGCTTTGAGTGCCCGTTTTCAACAGCAAGATCGTAGGCCGTCTTCCGTTGTTTGTTCCTTATATCTTTATTCGCCCCTTTGTGGAGCAAAAGTTTCACCAGTTTCTCATCTCCTAAGGTGGAGGCTATGTGCAGAGGTGTGTCACCATCACTTGTGTTTCGAATATCGCATCTAGCGGCATTGGCGAGCAGCAGCCGGGCACAgtcttttcttttctcttcgaCGGCTAAGTGCAGTGCAGTGTTTCCGTGTTTCGTAAGCGAATTCGGATTAGCACCTTTGAATAAAAGATGCCTGAGAACTTGAACATGGCCATTCCCCGCAGCAAGATGGATTGGACCCCAAGTGGAAAATTCTGATCTTTCCGGGCTGGCTTTGTGAGCCAAGAGTAGCTCAACTATCAGTTCTTCCCCCGAGGCAGAAGCCGCCTCGACTGGGCTCGATCCGGTTCTGTCAGTAGCCTCGATATCTGGCTCGAATTCAAGCAACAACTGGACCAAATCAGGCCTACTCTGAGCAATAGCCAAGTGTAACAAAGAACTTCCCTCAGAATCAACAGAATCAGCAGCTCTCGAATTCGGGTCACTCTTTTCAAGAACCTCCCTGATTTCATCCATACAACCTTTAGCTACCAAACTGCTCAAAACCATCGATCCAACAAACATGATCTTGATCCCACTATCAGAATACACCTGCTTCTTCTTGTTAGTGAACCAATCGTTCGGAACCGAATCATAAGTCGATGTTGGATTCTTGACACCTGCTCCGGGAGCCACCACACTTTGCAAAATGAACGAATCATCACAATGCGGGTACCGGTATGGTAGCGAAGAATTCGGGGAAAGATGGTAAGTGATTTCAAGTGTGAGTGTGGTCAGAGGTAGTATGATCCCGGAGTGCGGGACAACTGTGTACCGTGTCTTGTTCAACGGTTGGATGCGAAATGCAACAGGCATGGTGTGCATAACATTGCGTAAACTGATCGAACCGGAGCATTTATGCCCCTGTTCTATTTTGATCGCCACAGTGTTGGATGGCTCCAAGCTTACTAGCCTGTCCATTCTTGGAATTCTTCACTCTTTCAAG
It contains:
- the LOC142527638 gene encoding 5-methyltetrahydropteroyltriglutamate--homocysteine methyltransferase-like isoform X1; protein product: MRVCSPIKFVGIVPLVRVSCTKMASHIVGYPRMGPKRELKFALESFWDGKSSAEDLEKVSADLRASIWKQMSDAGIKYIPSNTFSYYDQVLDTTAMLGAVPSRYNWSGTEIGFSTYFSMARGNASVPAMEMTKWFDTNYHFIVPELGPDLKFSYASHKAVNEYKEAKALGVDTVPVLVGPVTYLLLSKPAKGVEKTFPLLSLLHKILPIYKEVIAELKAAGASWIQFDEPTLVLDLDSHQLEAFTKAYAELESSLSGLNVLIETYFADVPVAAFKTLTSLAGVAGFGFDLVRGSKTLDLIKSEFPSGKILFAGVVDGRNIWGNDLDASLITLQSLEGIVGKDKLVVSTSSSLLHTAVDLVNEPKLDQEIKSWLAFAAQKIFEVDALAKALAGKKDEAFFSANSAAQASRKSSPRVNNEAVQKAAAALKGSDHRRATNVSARLDAQQKKLNLPILPTTTIGSFPQTIELRRVRREYKAKKISEEEYISSIKEEINKVVKLQEELDIDVLVHGEPERNDMVEYFGEQLSGFAFTANGWVQSYGSRCVKPPIIYGDVSRPKPMTVFWSTAAQSMTKRPMKGMLTGPVTILNWSFVRNDQPRFETCYQIALAIKHEVEDLEKAGITVIQIDEAALREGLPLRKAEHAFYLDWAVHSFRITNTGVQDTTQIHTHMCYSNFNDIIHSIIDMDADVITIENSRSDEKLLSVFREGVKYGAGIGPGVYDIHSPRIPSTEEIADRINKMLAVLETNILWVNPDCGLKTRKYGEVKPALKNMVSAAKLLRTRLASAK
- the LOC142527653 gene encoding protein VAPYRIN-like isoform X1; the protein is MDRLVSLEPSNTVAIKIEQGHKCSGSISLRNVMHTMPVAFRIQPLNKTRYTVVPHSGIILPLTTLTLEITYHLSPNSSLPYRYPHCDDSFILQSVVAPGAGVKNPTSTYDSVPNDWFTNKKKQVYSDSGIKIMFVGSMVLSSLVAKGCMDEIREVLEKSDPNSRAADSVDSEGSSLLHLAIAQSRPDLVQLLLEFEPDIEATDRTGSSPVEAASASGEELIVELLLAHKASPERSEFSTWGPIHLAAGNGHVQVLRHLLFKGANPNSLTKHGNTALHLAVEEKRKDCARLLLANAARCDIRNTSDGDTPLHIASTLGDEKLVKLLLHKGANKDIRNKQRKTAYDLAVENGHSKLFNDLKLADKLCTAARKGELRMIHKLLENGASIHGRDQNGWTALHRASFKGRIDVTRVLIERGIEVNAKDEDGYTALHCAAESGQAEVIELLVKRGADVEAKTNKGVTAVQIAESLNYTGIIRILVQGGAAKDGVSQLKNKQNSVAFGKGISSREMDGGGVKKNPNHSTRARRSSFDHYAPLAVV
- the LOC142527653 gene encoding protein VAPYRIN-like isoform X2, which encodes MDRLVSLEPSNTVAIKIEQGHKCSGSISLRNVMHTMPVAFRIQPLNKTRVVAPGAGVKNPTSTYDSVPNDWFTNKKKQVYSDSGIKIMFVGSMVLSSLVAKGCMDEIREVLEKSDPNSRAADSVDSEGSSLLHLAIAQSRPDLVQLLLEFEPDIEATDRTGSSPVEAASASGEELIVELLLAHKASPERSEFSTWGPIHLAAGNGHVQVLRHLLFKGANPNSLTKHGNTALHLAVEEKRKDCARLLLANAARCDIRNTSDGDTPLHIASTLGDEKLVKLLLHKGANKDIRNKQRKTAYDLAVENGHSKLFNDLKLADKLCTAARKGELRMIHKLLENGASIHGRDQNGWTALHRASFKGRIDVTRVLIERGIEVNAKDEDGYTALHCAAESGQAEVIELLVKRGADVEAKTNKGVTAVQIAESLNYTGIIRILVQGGAAKDGVSQLKNKQNSVAFGKGISSREMDGGGVKKNPNHSTRARRSSFDHYAPLAVV